One Podospora pseudopauciseta strain CBS 411.78 chromosome 5 map unlocalized CBS411.78m_5, whole genome shotgun sequence DNA window includes the following coding sequences:
- a CDS encoding uncharacterized protein (COG:L; EggNog:ENOG503NVI6) — translation MPVPRKDIIKALVQKYTNMSPTPGLSTSWRADFIENKGEGHIFLLHGGPGVGKTYTAECIAEYTYCPLLSLTCGDIGTDDVKMEQQLSKWFRLAEKWGAVMLIDEADIYLERRVVSDLRRNSLVFVFLRSFQTAVALAEFRFLQKTDKKEHDGPTLDQKDFEQVCQMRRQFKEYLHDLHGLDEEGRAYNARARAGNHDLGRDMSN, via the exons ATGCCTGTGCCACGCAAAGATATAATCAAGGCGTTGGTTCAGAAGTACACCAACATGAGCCCAACACCAGGCTTATCTACATCGTGGCGCGCCGACTTTATTGAAAACAAGGGAGAGGGTCATATCTTCTTGCTACATGGCGGTCCCGGTGTTGGGAAGACATAT ACCGCCGAATGTATCGCGGAGTATACGTACTGTCCTCTACTATCTCTCACCTGTGGAGACATTGGCACAGACGACGTCAAGATGGAACAGCAGCTCTCCAAGTGGTTCAGACTGGCCGAAAAATGGGGGGCTGTCATGTTGATTGACGAGGCTGATATCTACCTGGAACGGCGCGTTGTTAGTGACCTTCGGCGCAACAGCCTTGTATTTG TGTTTCTTCGTT CATTCCAAACTGCCGTCGCTCTGGCAGAATTCCGATTCCTGCAAAAGACTGACAAGAAGGAGCATGATGGCCCAACTTTGGATCAGAAGGACTTTGAGCAAGTTTGCCAAATGAGAAGGCAGTTCAAAGAGTATCTTCATGATCTCCATGGccttgatgaggagggaagggCTTACAACGCTAGAGCGAGGGCAGGAAATCATGACTTGGGAAGGGACATGAGCAACTAA
- a CDS encoding uncharacterized protein (COG:S; EggNog:ENOG503NYEY) — protein sequence MVFLSSLGVLALLTSTVLSHPQPSPAPVSTTTCQGKSYTYNELAGFGSIPSDARDEFGDTISIGSSAAITNWKKRSAGGKNKQTYYTGTLYGLPDRGWNTQGTQNTIPRVHIFDVTFTPAAAASQSPPLPPNLLFKYKATILLTSPSGEPLTGLDPDSITTLPGFPPLPASTYPGDGFGGPGPGGKRIAIDAEGLVLNDDGTFWISDEYGPYIYLFSPRGKLLSAIAPPDALLPLRNGTLSFSSDNAPIFDNGKRPIPTNPSQGRSNNQGLEGLTASPDGKQLWVMLQSAGRLEGGGNAATRRYTRLLRYDVSKGKGKKVKYSGEWVVPLPTFTDGQGRTRVAAQSEIKYVSDEQLLVLPRDSGVGACTDSPTSLYRHVDVVDIGRATDVKGRGYDLFNASIASQDGVLKPEITPATLCPWIDFNINSRLNKFGMRNGPPALPMNSLLNEKWESLVLVPVDDGKKDEYFLIAISDNDFITQNGFINNGKIPYKDASGCSLDQQALVFKVTLPRKSRPLIG from the exons ATGGtcttcctcagcagcctAGGCGTCCTTGCCTTGTTGACGAGCACCGTGCTCTCACACCCTCAGCCATCTCCTGCTCCCGTCTCCACGACAACGTGCCAGGGAAAATCCTATACCTACAACGAACTCGCCGGTTTCGGATCCATCCCCTCTGACGCAAGAGACGAATTCGGCGACACAATCAGCATCGGCTCCTCAGCCGCGATCACCAACTGGAAAAAGCGATCTGCCGGTggcaaaaacaaacaaacctACTACACCGGCACGCTCTACGGCCTCCCCGACAGAGGCTGGAACACCCAAGGcacccaaaacaccatcccTCGCGTCCACATCTTTGATGTGACTTTCACCCCAGCCGCCGCGGCATCTCAATCCccgcccctcccaccaaacctcctcttcaaatACAAAGCCACTATCCTTCTTACCTCTCCCAGCGGTGAACCCCTCACTGGTCTCGACCCAGACAGtatcaccaccctccctggctttccccccctcccagcatCGACCTATCCCGGTGATGGATTTGGTGGCCCCGGTCCAGGAGGAAAACGCATCGCTATTGACGCCGAAGGCTTGGTGCTGAATGATGATGGCACCTTCTGGATAAGCGACGAGTACGGCCCGTACATCtacctcttctccccccgcGGAAAACTCCTATCCGCCATCGCCCCACCTGATGCTCTCCTCCCACTGAGGAATGGCACCCTCAGTTTCAGCAGTGACAACGCCCCTATTTTCGACAACGGCAAACGACCCATTCCTACCAACCCCAGTCAGGGTAGGTCAAACAACCAGGGTCTAGAGGGGTTAACTGCCAGTCCAGATGGGAAACAACTCTGGGTCATGCTGCAGAGTGCGGGGAGgctggaagggggtgggaatgCTGCTACGAGGAGATATACCCGGTTATTGAGGTATGATGTTAGCAAGGGGAAAGGCAAGAAGGTGAAGTACTCCGGGGAGTGGGTTGTGCCTTTGCCTACGTTTACTGATGGGCAagggaggacgagggtggCGGCGCAGAGTGAGATCAAGTATGTCAGTGACGAGCAGCTGCTTGTGCTGCCGAGGGATAGCGGGGTTGGTGCTTGCACTGATAGCCCGACGAGTTTGTACAGGCATGTGGACGTGGTTGATATTGGGAGGGCGACGGAtgtgaaggggagggggtatgATTTGTTTAATGCTTCGATAGCGAGTCAAG ATGGTGTGTTGAAGCCAGAGATAACACCCGCGACACTTTGCCCGTGGATCGACTTCAACATCAATTCTAGGCTGAACAAGTTTGGGATGAGGAACGGGCCCCCAGCGTTGCCGATGAACAGCCTTTTGAATGAGAAGTGGGagagcttggtgttggttccGGTGGACGATGGCAAGAAGGACGAGTACTTCTTGATTGCCATCTCTGATAATGACTTTATCACGCAGAATG GATTTATCAACAACGGCAAGATCCCATACAAAGACGCGAGTGGGTGCAGCCTGGACCAACAGGCCTTGGTGTTCAAGGTCACGCTGCCAAGGAAGAGTAGGCCTTTGATCGGATAG
- a CDS encoding uncharacterized protein (COG:S; EggNog:ENOG503P6XS) gives MARIHLIARLLASAGLCQITAASFWTATQIFVDDPELEPFRCDPAGVTGLSCTGTTTVTRLVARTTSLPDVTPISTTTASLTSWDLEVVEYYYPADAVPTSDLYTWRWDPDPDSRGKGPQWLVDYTITAPTSCPTPFEYTTEVNLRTSASVPTPLSEILHSMASVETDVVTYTRLVATTDSSTHRWVQQTSYYTYTTLHVKATDLPPARRPPADYYRHDQINYRYIENCFLPGEKDPRPNPFGAEAKQKCPHKAFGRCSKIPEGPAIILAIVGTLFVLGFIENFLWFRSLMQGHWALRCGTVCWWLIATLLMIFVTKYEVGRNADDQEQLREKWKRMPFWMKIKLWLQWGFRLKYPERWLGARNPVSVGESIEMGIGGGGNGAGGGGGGGGGDAGTGGPPSRAPEHDDTPLPVYPGSPLSSVSDGHSMNSGTTAATRGPALGNPNAVLGPVLGSGTVVIGPTISSAQQAPASPRRQETGEGPANGVIRAV, from the coding sequence ATGGCACGAATACACCTAATAGCCCGGTTATTGGCATCAGCCGGCCTATGTCAGATAACAGCGGCGAGTTTCTGGACCGCGACGCAGATATTCGTCGATGACCCAGAACTTGAGCCATTTCGCTGCGACCCAGCTGGTGTGACGGGTCTCTCATGCACCGGAACAACGACCGTAACACGGTTAGTGGCACGTACCACCTCACTTCCAGACGTAACGCCAATATCAACCACAACAGCGAGTCTCACTTCCTGGGatttggaggttgtggagtACTATTATCCCGCCGACGCGGTTCCCACCTCGGACCTGTATACCTGGCGGTGGGACCCAGATCCCGACTCGCGTGGGAAGGGCCCTCAATGGCTTGTCGACTATACAATCACCGCGCCAACCAGCTGCCCGACCCCCTTCGAATACACCACCGAGGTCAACCTCAGGACCTCCGCGTCTGTTCCGACGCCGCTCAGCGAGATCCTCCACTCCATGGCCAGCGTCGAAACAGATGTCGTCACATACACCAGACTTGTCGCCACAACCGATAGCAGCACCCATCGTTGGGTGCAACAAACTTCGTACTACACATACACGACACTGCATGTGAAAGCGACGGACCTTCCTCCAGCGCGCAGACCGCCGGCGGATTACTACCGACACGATCAAATCAACTACCGCTACATTGAGAACTGCTTTCTCCCAGGCGAAAAGGATCCGCGCCCCAACCCATTTGGAGCAGAGGCAAAACAAAAATGTCCCCACAAGGCCTTCGGACGCTGCAGCAAAATCCCAGAAGGTCCCGCCATCATCCTTGCCATCGTCGGGACCCTCTTTGTTCTAGGCTTCATCGAGAATTTCCTGTGGTTCAGGAGCCTGATGCAAGGCCACTGGGCTCTTCGGTGCGGCACGGTGTGCTGGTGGCTGATTGCCACGCTGCTCATGATCTTTGTCACCAAATATGAAGTCGGGAGGAATGCAGATGATCAGGAGCAACTGAGGGAGAAGTGGAAGAGGATGCCATTTTGGATGAAGATAAAGTTGTGGCTTCAGTGGGGGTTTCGGCTCAAGTATCCCGAGCGCTGGTTGGGGGCTCGAAACCCGGTTAGTGTGGGGGAGAGTATTGAGATGGGAATCGGTGGGGGAGGTAACGGagccggaggtggtggtggtggtggtggtggtgatgctggaaCTGGAGGTCCCCCGTCGAGAGCCCCGGAACACGATGACACGCCTTTGCCTGTTTATCCCGGTTCTCCTCTTTCGAGTGTCAGTGATGGGCATTCGATGAATAGTGGGACGACAGCTGCTACTCGGGGGCCGGCCTTGGGGAACCCAAATGCGGTACTTGGGCCTGTGCTGGGTTCTGGTACTGTGGTTATTGGGCCGACCATAAGTTCAGCCCAGCAGGCGCCTGCTTCCCCACGGCGACAGGAGACGGGTGAGGGTCCAGCGAACGGTGTAATCCGGGCTGTTTAG